In Candidatus Edwardsbacteria bacterium, one genomic interval encodes:
- a CDS encoding septum formation initiator family protein, with protein sequence MPRSGAHRSSSTKAVLALVISSFVIVILMFGMGRYGWITMLRVDRQQKRIKKEMLANLAHSEILCREIRRLKTDSFYLESQAREKLGMTRPGETSYRFYPADSLKKRP encoded by the coding sequence ATGCCCCGTTCCGGCGCACATAGGAGCAGCTCCACCAAGGCCGTTCTGGCCCTGGTGATATCATCATTTGTGATCGTGATCCTGATGTTCGGGATGGGGCGCTACGGCTGGATTACCATGCTCCGGGTGGACCGCCAGCAGAAGCGGATAAAAAAGGAGATGCTGGCCAACCTGGCCCACAGCGAGATACTGTGCCGGGAGATCAGGCGTCTGAAGACCGACAGCTTTTATCTGGAATCCCAGGCCCGTGAGAAGCTGGGGATGACCCGGCCCGGGGAGACCTCGTACCGCTTCTACCCGGCCGACTCGCTCAAGAAAAGACCTTGA
- a CDS encoding UDP-2,3-diacylglucosamine diphosphatase: MIYFISDVHLGSAGHSGSDREKLSKLGLLFDRITGPGDRLFILGDLFDFWFEYRSVIQKEHLEILGRFKDLRSRGVAVDLLVGNHDFWIGDFLSRELGITVHRQSLALESGGKKMFLAHGDGLGKGDLGYKILKVVLRNPFTIWLYRLLHPDLAIPFAKWFSQVSRNHLTRDMHLDPGPMLEVAREKFAQGFDFVLLGHTHLPTVHEENGKIYINLGDFIASFSYAVFRDGILTLEYIK; the protein is encoded by the coding sequence GTGATATATTTTATTTCCGATGTCCACCTGGGCTCGGCCGGGCACTCCGGAAGCGACCGGGAGAAACTGTCAAAATTGGGTCTGCTTTTTGACCGGATCACCGGTCCGGGCGACAGGCTTTTTATTCTGGGCGACCTGTTCGATTTCTGGTTCGAATACCGCAGCGTGATCCAGAAGGAACACCTGGAGATCCTCGGCCGGTTTAAAGACCTGAGATCCCGGGGGGTGGCGGTCGACCTGCTGGTGGGCAACCACGATTTTTGGATAGGCGATTTCCTGAGCCGGGAGCTGGGAATAACGGTTCATCGCCAGTCCTTGGCCCTGGAGTCCGGCGGAAAAAAGATGTTCCTGGCCCACGGGGACGGCCTGGGAAAGGGAGATCTGGGATATAAGATACTGAAAGTTGTCTTGAGAAATCCCTTTACCATCTGGCTGTACCGCCTGTTGCATCCCGACCTGGCCATTCCTTTTGCCAAATGGTTCTCGCAGGTCTCCCGCAACCACCTGACCAGGGACATGCACCTCGATCCCGGCCCGATGCTGGAGGTGGCCCGGGAAAAATTCGCCCAGGGATTCGATTTCGTGCTGCTGGGGCACACCCATCTGCCGACAGTTCATGAAGAGAACGGCAAGATCTATATCAACCTGGGGGATTTCATCGCCAGCTTCTCCTATGCGGTATTCCGGGATGGCATTTTAACCCTGGAATACATAAAATAA
- a CDS encoding MBL fold metallo-hydrolase: MKITYYGVRGSIPAPGFDTSRYGGNTTCAEVITSSGYRMIIDCGTGIRKLGLKLLKEKDPATIPIFITHAHWDHVQGLPFFLPIYMPRFKLMFVSANDSFDRLYQTLYNQMDGYVFPADLQEVQSQVKFEIIDSKGFDFGGVHFDTILNNHPVPTHGLRIRDGEKTFVFITDNELRAEKPATPYQDFVAFCRGADILVHDAQYTEEDMKKTRGWGHSTFSEAIKLAEEAEVKRLGFFHHDPERTDDQLDGIVKQMQETTQVKLFGTREGEELEL, from the coding sequence ATGAAAATCACTTACTACGGGGTGCGGGGCTCTATCCCGGCGCCTGGTTTTGACACCAGCCGCTACGGCGGCAACACCACCTGCGCCGAGGTGATCACCTCCAGCGGCTACCGGATGATCATCGACTGCGGCACCGGGATCCGGAAGCTGGGGCTGAAGCTCCTCAAGGAAAAGGATCCGGCCACCATCCCCATCTTCATCACCCACGCCCATTGGGACCATGTCCAGGGGCTGCCGTTCTTCCTTCCCATTTATATGCCCCGTTTCAAACTGATGTTCGTCAGCGCCAACGACAGCTTCGACCGGCTGTATCAGACCCTCTACAATCAGATGGACGGATACGTGTTTCCGGCCGACCTGCAGGAGGTGCAATCCCAGGTCAAGTTCGAGATCATAGACTCCAAGGGCTTCGATTTCGGCGGGGTGCACTTCGACACCATCCTGAACAACCATCCGGTGCCCACCCACGGCCTGCGGATCAGGGACGGGGAGAAGACCTTCGTCTTCATCACCGACAACGAACTGCGGGCGGAGAAGCCGGCCACCCCTTACCAGGATTTCGTGGCCTTCTGCCGGGGGGCGGACATTCTGGTGCACGACGCCCAGTACACCGAGGAAGACATGAAGAAGACCCGGGGCTGGGGGCATTCCACCTTCAGCGAGGCCATAAAACTGGCCGAGGAGGCCGAAGTCAAGCGGCTGGGGTTCTTCCACCACGATCCGGAGCGGACCGACGATCAGCTGGATGGGATCGTCAAGCAGATGCAGGAGACCACCCAGGTGAAGCTGTTCGGGACCAGGGAGGGCGAGGAACTGGAACTTTAG
- a CDS encoding tetratricopeptide repeat protein: MSRLIRAATVSLLILAALGCGDRRAVSKGREFLEMGDLSRALAQFEQAVSQNPRNASAHYLLARTYCLCDSAALAVKEYSLLGQLDREMADDTLLRQRISLYLGLEPYPSLRLTGAKGNDAFPCISGDGKRIAFSSKRDGNAELYIMSGDGGDQQRLTNHPAVDYGPSFSPDGSKLLFVSDREGNDEVYLYDLSAKKVTRLTYSKSDDWLPCFSPDGQEVFWVSDRSGRYAVWRMSLGAGHPEKENSSQVLFEDQTGEVAYFGLCSDRLIVQRESQNQSFLLSVDISDGRTAEIDVPSFRSGIPTIVLPDGESIAYVSVCDGNDEIYLYQPDQKRSLRLTNNASEDFVFGFTPDGKKMLYDSDRGGDRDVYLMQLDRLIARDQLLSKITKL, encoded by the coding sequence ATGAGCCGGTTGATAAGGGCCGCCACGGTCTCGCTCCTGATATTGGCCGCTTTGGGCTGCGGAGACCGCAGGGCCGTAAGCAAAGGACGGGAATTTCTGGAGATGGGCGATCTGTCCCGGGCCCTGGCTCAATTCGAACAGGCCGTGTCCCAAAATCCCCGTAACGCCTCAGCCCACTATCTGCTGGCCAGAACCTACTGCCTGTGTGACTCGGCCGCACTGGCAGTAAAGGAATATTCCCTGCTGGGGCAGCTGGACCGGGAGATGGCTGACGACACCTTGCTGCGCCAGAGGATATCACTGTACCTGGGGCTAGAGCCCTACCCTTCGCTCAGGCTGACCGGGGCCAAAGGCAATGACGCCTTTCCCTGCATCTCGGGGGATGGGAAAAGGATCGCCTTTTCATCCAAACGGGACGGCAATGCCGAACTTTACATCATGTCCGGCGACGGCGGGGACCAGCAGAGGCTCACCAACCACCCGGCGGTGGATTACGGGCCGTCGTTCTCGCCCGACGGCAGCAAACTGCTGTTCGTCTCCGACCGCGAAGGCAACGATGAGGTATATCTCTACGACCTGTCTGCCAAAAAGGTAACCAGGCTGACCTACAGCAAAAGCGATGACTGGCTGCCATGCTTTTCGCCCGACGGCCAGGAGGTCTTCTGGGTCTCCGACCGCTCGGGCAGATATGCCGTGTGGAGGATGTCCCTGGGGGCCGGCCACCCCGAAAAAGAAAACTCATCCCAGGTTCTTTTTGAGGATCAGACCGGAGAGGTGGCCTATTTCGGGCTCTGCTCCGACCGCCTGATAGTGCAGAGGGAGAGCCAGAACCAAAGCTTCCTGCTGTCGGTTGATATCAGCGACGGCCGGACGGCCGAGATCGATGTTCCGTCATTTCGTTCGGGGATACCGACCATAGTTCTGCCGGACGGCGAATCCATAGCCTATGTCTCTGTCTGTGACGGCAACGACGAGATCTATCTCTATCAGCCGGATCAGAAGCGTTCCCTCAGGCTGACCAACAATGCTTCGGAGGATTTCGTCTTCGGCTTCACCCCCGACGGCAAAAAGATGCTGTACGATTCGGACCGGGGCGGCGACCGCGATGTCTATCTGATGCAGCTGGACAGGCTGATCGCCCGGGATCAATTGCTGAGCAAGATCACCAAACTTTAA
- a CDS encoding T9SS type A sorting domain-containing protein produces MKKVLDISICLLLTLLSRECLAQDSLNLRTVGVWPYYGLTNAVNKYAANGHNYILMGSGRRINLLNVDDPARPFITGETVVAGDVNRVCAYGNYAYVANDSSGVSIIELADPYRTRILGTCKTEGRARDIEINWPYAYVAVDSQGLTVLNITDPANPVPVGKINFPGEITGLGLGADHAFLASGENGVKVIDISLPTSPALAASYDSLGYVYDVSVSGIYAYVSAGDSGLRVLDISNISVPVTSSRLRLPSKAKAAVRSGDNVFVAADFAGLRIINAATSGKIGEAGYFKTAHNVVDICLIDDHAYLADRIGGLRVIEISQIHNPVLAGQFDTPGYAKNMLIKGSYAYISDVDSGLCIADISNPVMPTIAGRYNSPDIVSSVSIPVNYAFVAAGNAGLRVVDISDPVNPVEIGFWDSPGFASDVTTAVMSDKRRYAFLADGDSGVSMISVQTPAIPIDTARIELEGYAGSIIANKDYYLTLYTAMGSYDYQDIYVVEDSFAFNKIRFLLWPNASRSAKDYNYSVDFNDGRLYVSGGDEGLRMYDQFGNGTYFTSTKTKDVTVSGSYSYITDKYAGLQVAGLSDLEDMGGLGFYAVPDSMETAVINGNYAYLLCGRAGIRIVDVAQKTALTETGAYDIPLSVYGILIRDSLAYVADAVSGLRILNISEIDNLQEINYIRTAGTPFGIDMADTVIAVADGGSGLSLINVKDPTRPIAVGSWDSPGFAYKVMTAGDHAYLADESQGLRIIDITDRTSPAETGYYNTPGNAYGLDLKDNFAYIADGANGIQVIDITDNSNPVLTASLSLPGTAYDIAISGNYAYVAAGYHGLRVVNITDPNHPAEAGYCITDSYARGLAVSGSTVCVAGGQAGLAVIDVSDPSVPRQTGHYGSGNSIWTAALSGENIYISDGADILRILEPWQSPPVPGKKYESLVSQNHPNPFKAGTSINYSSSARGRVSISIYNVYGQKVIDLVNQEKNAGQYSVYWNGRDQQGRPVPCGVYFYRLSTPDLTRSKKMMIIR; encoded by the coding sequence ATGAAAAAAGTATTGGACATATCGATATGTCTGCTGTTGACGTTGTTGAGCAGAGAGTGTCTGGCCCAGGATTCCCTCAACCTGAGGACCGTGGGGGTCTGGCCCTACTACGGGCTTACCAACGCCGTTAATAAATACGCCGCCAACGGTCATAACTATATCCTGATGGGCAGCGGACGCCGGATCAATCTGCTCAATGTCGATGATCCCGCCCGGCCGTTCATTACCGGCGAGACCGTCGTGGCCGGCGATGTCAACAGGGTATGCGCATACGGCAATTATGCCTATGTTGCCAATGACTCCTCCGGGGTCAGCATCATCGAGCTGGCCGACCCTTACCGCACTCGTATCCTGGGAACCTGCAAAACGGAGGGGCGGGCCAGGGATATTGAGATCAATTGGCCGTATGCCTATGTGGCAGTGGACAGCCAGGGGCTGACGGTGCTGAACATCACCGATCCGGCCAATCCCGTGCCGGTGGGGAAGATAAATTTCCCGGGAGAGATAACCGGTCTGGGACTGGGGGCAGATCATGCCTTCCTGGCTTCGGGGGAAAACGGCGTCAAGGTAATAGATATCAGCCTTCCGACCTCACCGGCACTTGCCGCCAGCTATGACAGCCTGGGGTATGTTTACGATGTTTCCGTTTCAGGCATTTATGCCTATGTATCGGCCGGGGACTCCGGCCTGAGGGTTCTGGATATTTCCAATATCTCCGTCCCGGTGACGTCATCCCGGCTTAGGTTGCCAAGCAAGGCCAAAGCGGCTGTCAGATCCGGGGATAATGTCTTCGTAGCCGCTGATTTCGCCGGGCTGAGGATCATAAATGCGGCCACCTCAGGCAAGATCGGGGAGGCGGGGTATTTTAAAACAGCCCATAACGTGGTGGATATTTGCCTTATAGACGATCATGCTTATCTGGCCGACAGGATAGGCGGGTTAAGGGTGATAGAAATATCGCAGATCCACAATCCGGTATTGGCCGGACAGTTCGATACCCCGGGTTATGCCAAAAACATGCTGATCAAGGGCAGCTATGCCTACATCAGCGATGTAGATTCCGGGTTATGCATAGCCGATATCAGCAATCCGGTCATGCCGACAATCGCGGGGCGCTATAATTCCCCGGACATTGTCTCATCGGTCAGCATCCCGGTAAATTATGCCTTTGTCGCCGCCGGCAATGCGGGCTTAAGAGTGGTGGATATCAGTGACCCGGTAAACCCAGTAGAGATAGGCTTCTGGGACAGTCCGGGCTTTGCCAGCGATGTGACCACCGCGGTTATGAGTGATAAGAGAAGGTATGCCTTTCTGGCGGACGGGGATTCCGGGGTCAGCATGATCTCCGTCCAAACGCCCGCCATCCCGATCGATACGGCCCGGATAGAACTGGAAGGATATGCGGGGTCGATAATCGCCAACAAAGACTATTATCTTACATTATACACGGCTATGGGCAGCTATGATTATCAGGATATTTATGTGGTGGAAGATTCATTCGCTTTTAACAAGATAAGGTTTTTATTGTGGCCCAACGCAAGCCGTTCGGCCAAGGATTATAATTATTCGGTGGATTTTAATGATGGCCGATTGTACGTCTCCGGCGGCGATGAGGGGCTGCGAATGTACGATCAATTCGGCAATGGCACGTATTTTACCTCCACCAAGACCAAGGATGTGACGGTATCGGGAAGCTACAGTTATATCACCGATAAATATGCGGGCCTGCAGGTCGCCGGCCTGTCGGACCTGGAAGATATGGGCGGGTTGGGATTTTATGCCGTACCCGATTCCATGGAAACGGCGGTGATCAACGGCAACTATGCCTATCTGCTGTGCGGCCGGGCCGGCATCAGGATCGTGGATGTCGCCCAGAAGACAGCTCTGACCGAAACCGGGGCCTACGACATCCCTCTTTCGGTCTATGGCATTTTGATCAGGGACAGTCTGGCCTATGTGGCGGATGCGGTCTCCGGTCTAAGGATACTGAACATATCAGAGATCGACAATCTTCAGGAGATAAATTACATTCGGACCGCCGGGACTCCTTTCGGGATAGATATGGCGGACACCGTTATTGCGGTGGCTGACGGTGGCAGCGGCTTAAGCCTGATAAATGTTAAGGACCCGACAAGGCCGATTGCGGTCGGCAGCTGGGACAGCCCCGGCTTTGCCTACAAGGTAATGACGGCGGGTGATCACGCATATTTGGCCGACGAATCCCAGGGCTTAAGAATAATTGATATCACGGACAGAACCTCTCCGGCAGAAACCGGATATTACAACACGCCGGGCAATGCCTACGGGCTGGACCTGAAAGACAACTTTGCTTATATTGCCGACGGCGCCAACGGGATACAGGTTATAGATATTACGGATAACTCCAATCCTGTTCTTACCGCCAGCCTAAGCCTGCCGGGGACGGCATATGATATCGCCATCTCAGGAAACTATGCCTACGTGGCCGCCGGCTATCACGGTCTGAGGGTCGTCAATATCACCGATCCCAACCATCCCGCTGAGGCCGGATATTGCATCACCGACAGCTATGCCCGGGGACTGGCTGTCAGCGGCAGTACGGTCTGTGTGGCCGGTGGCCAGGCAGGCCTGGCGGTCATCGATGTAAGCGATCCGTCAGTGCCACGGCAAACCGGACATTACGGCAGCGGGAACAGCATCTGGACGGCGGCCCTTTCCGGGGAGAATATTTATATTTCCGATGGTGCCGATATCCTCAGGATACTGGAGCCCTGGCAATCGCCGCCTGTCCCCGGAAAAAAATATGAATCCCTGGTATCCCAGAATCACCCCAATCCCTTTAAGGCCGGGACCAGTATCAATTACTCCAGTTCGGCCAGGGGCCGGGTATCAATTTCGATCTACAACGTATACGGACAGAAGGTGATCGACCTGGTGAACCAGGAAAAGAACGCCGGACAGTATTCGGTTTATTGGAATGGCCGGGACCAGCAGGGCCGTCCCGTCCCCTGCGGCGTTTATTTCTACCGGCTCAGCACCCCCGATCTTACCCGGTCCAAGAAGATGATGATAATCAGGTGA
- the eno gene encoding phosphopyruvate hydratase: MTAIAKIHAREILDSRGNPTVEVDCHLACGAMGRAAVPSGASTGIHEALELRDGDRNRYGGKGVLKAVENVNSAIAPALSGREASEQKAVDQVMLDLDGTDNKSKLGANATLGVSLAVARAAAAASGQPLYRYLGGEAATALPVPMFNIMNGGAHANWQGTDLQEFMIAPLGAPSFAEALRWGSETYHALKSVLKDKGYSTGVGDEGGFAPALKTNAEALDLIIQAIEKAGYRPGEQISLALDPASSGFYQDGKYNLKTEGRSISSEQMVDMYQQWCQKYPIIVIEDGLAEDDWDGWKLLNQRLGDKIELVGDDLFVTNVKRIARGIKEKAANAVLIKLNQIGTLTETQAAIEMAYQAGWKAMVSHRSGETVDSFIADFTVAMKTGHLKTGAPCRGERLEKYNQLLRIEEELGPAAHYPGRSVFK, from the coding sequence ATGACCGCCATCGCCAAGATCCATGCCCGGGAGATCCTGGATTCCCGGGGCAACCCCACGGTTGAAGTGGATTGCCATCTGGCCTGCGGAGCCATGGGCCGGGCCGCCGTCCCCTCCGGCGCATCCACCGGAATCCATGAGGCCTTGGAACTGAGGGACGGAGACCGGAACCGTTATGGCGGCAAGGGCGTGCTCAAGGCAGTAGAGAACGTCAATTCCGCCATCGCCCCAGCCCTCTCCGGCCGGGAGGCCAGCGAACAGAAGGCGGTGGATCAGGTCATGCTGGACCTGGACGGAACCGACAACAAATCCAAGCTGGGAGCCAACGCCACCTTGGGAGTCAGTCTGGCGGTGGCCCGGGCTGCGGCGGCCGCCTCGGGCCAGCCCCTGTACCGCTACCTGGGAGGGGAGGCCGCCACTGCCCTGCCGGTCCCCATGTTCAACATCATGAACGGGGGGGCCCACGCCAACTGGCAGGGCACCGACCTTCAGGAATTCATGATCGCCCCCTTGGGCGCTCCCAGTTTTGCGGAAGCCCTGCGCTGGGGCAGCGAAACCTACCATGCCCTGAAATCCGTGCTCAAGGACAAGGGCTATTCCACCGGAGTGGGAGACGAAGGAGGATTCGCCCCGGCCCTGAAGACCAATGCCGAGGCCCTGGACCTGATCATCCAGGCCATCGAGAAAGCCGGATACCGCCCCGGGGAGCAGATCTCACTGGCCCTGGACCCGGCCTCCAGCGGCTTCTACCAGGATGGAAAGTATAATCTGAAAACCGAGGGCCGAAGCATAAGCTCAGAACAAATGGTGGACATGTACCAGCAGTGGTGCCAGAAATATCCCATCATCGTCATCGAGGACGGATTGGCCGAAGACGACTGGGATGGCTGGAAACTGCTGAACCAGCGCCTGGGGGACAAGATTGAACTGGTGGGGGACGACCTGTTCGTCACCAATGTCAAACGCATCGCCAGAGGTATTAAGGAGAAGGCGGCCAACGCCGTCCTGATCAAGCTCAACCAGATCGGCACCCTGACCGAGACTCAGGCCGCCATCGAGATGGCCTATCAGGCCGGCTGGAAGGCCATGGTTTCCCATCGCAGCGGAGAAACGGTGGACAGCTTCATCGCCGACTTCACCGTGGCCATGAAGACCGGGCACCTTAAAACGGGGGCTCCCTGCCGCGGGGAAAGGCTGGAGAAGTACAACCAACTGCTGCGCATCGAGGAGGAACTGGGGCCGGCCGCCCATTACCCCGGCAGGTCCGTATTCAAATGA
- a CDS encoding rubredoxin yields the protein MKLKCNVCGYIYDPEAGDPDGDVRPGTYFDNLPLDWVCPDCGASQDIFEIIDDDFEEEGGEEDE from the coding sequence ATGAAGCTCAAGTGCAACGTTTGCGGCTACATCTACGATCCGGAGGCCGGCGACCCCGACGGAGACGTCAGGCCCGGGACATATTTTGACAATCTTCCGCTGGACTGGGTCTGCCCGGATTGTGGCGCGTCGCAGGATATTTTCGAGATCATCGACGACGATTTTGAGGAGGAAGGCGGGGAGGAGGATGAGTAG
- a CDS encoding HD domain-containing protein, translated as MEQCGTVLEKLVKIGIALSSVRDLNQLLDIIVTQARELANCDAGSLYIKEGDSLKFVVSQNDTLARKLGQSQQAEPFKPFNIPISNQSLSGYVANNGVTVNIPDAYRIPQDAEYHFDKSFDQRSGYRTCSMIQLPMKDNQGGIIGVLQLINAMAPAGQVIPFGRGDEELLLSMASQAAVAIKNAKLNDDIREAHLDTIFRLGIAAEYRDKETGNHIRRMSHYSAIIAEKMGMPPERVELIRLSSPMHDIGKVGIPDGILLKPGRLTPEERIIMESHTTIGAGILKDSNIPLLQLSRKVALSHHEKWDGTGYPDKVKGEDIPLEGRIVALADVFDALSNKRVYKAAMSIEETMGIIKDGSGTHFDPAVIAAFEKGMDGVMEIYQRYKEI; from the coding sequence ATGGAACAATGCGGCACCGTCCTGGAAAAGCTGGTCAAAATAGGGATCGCCCTATCCTCGGTGCGCGACCTGAACCAGCTGCTGGATATCATCGTCACCCAGGCCCGGGAGCTGGCCAACTGCGATGCCGGGAGCCTGTACATAAAAGAGGGCGATTCCCTGAAATTCGTGGTCAGTCAGAACGACACCCTGGCCAGAAAGCTGGGCCAATCCCAGCAGGCCGAACCCTTCAAGCCCTTCAATATTCCCATCTCCAATCAGAGCCTCTCCGGCTACGTGGCCAACAACGGGGTGACAGTCAACATCCCCGACGCCTACCGGATCCCCCAGGATGCCGAATACCATTTCGACAAATCCTTTGACCAGCGCAGCGGATACCGCACCTGCTCCATGATCCAGCTGCCGATGAAGGACAACCAGGGGGGCATCATCGGCGTGCTGCAGCTGATCAACGCCATGGCCCCGGCGGGGCAGGTGATCCCCTTCGGCCGGGGCGACGAGGAGCTGCTGTTATCAATGGCCTCCCAGGCGGCGGTGGCCATCAAGAACGCCAAGCTCAACGACGACATCCGGGAGGCGCACCTGGACACCATCTTCCGGCTGGGCATCGCCGCCGAGTACCGGGACAAGGAGACCGGCAACCACATCCGCCGGATGAGCCATTACTCGGCCATCATCGCCGAAAAAATGGGGATGCCTCCCGAGCGGGTGGAGCTGATCCGGCTCTCCAGCCCGATGCATGACATCGGCAAGGTGGGCATCCCGGACGGCATCCTGCTGAAGCCGGGGCGGCTGACCCCGGAGGAACGGATCATCATGGAATCGCACACCACCATCGGGGCCGGAATATTAAAGGATTCCAACATCCCCCTGCTGCAGCTGTCACGGAAGGTTGCCCTGAGCCACCATGAAAAGTGGGACGGCACCGGCTATCCCGACAAGGTCAAGGGCGAGGATATCCCCCTCGAAGGGCGGATAGTGGCCCTGGCCGACGTGTTCGACGCGCTTTCCAACAAGCGGGTCTACAAGGCGGCCATGAGCATCGAGGAGACCATGGGGATAATCAAGGACGGCTCCGGGACCCATTTTGACCCGGCGGTCATCGCTGCCTTTGAAAAGGGGATGGACGGGGTGATGGAGATCTATCAGAGATACAAAGAGATATGA
- a CDS encoding 2-oxoacid:acceptor oxidoreductase subunit alpha produces MIDLTIKIAGAAGQGMQTISTILARSLTRQGYYIYCYQDLMSRIRGGHNFATIRISDQPVGGLAEKSNILIALNAESVELHSGEMITNGVIVYDDKLQPFDKAQGKNEDLKIQNNELNLFPVPMEKLAVEAGQNKILVNSVACGVCFNLMEYDFDVLADTLGDIFNAKGDAMVEANIRAARAGFEYARKNFPEGTCPYCQLKVESRKLKARLLMDGSQAAGLGAILSGLKFLSAYPMSPSTGIMEFIASQQVELGIIVEQAEDEIAAINMALGASYAGVRSMTATSGGGFALMTEGLSLAGMTETPLVIFLAQRPGPATGFPTRTEQGDLMFSLYGGHGEFPRAILAPGDAEETLHCMNQAFNLADRYQIPVIILGDQNLNDSFWTVDDIDPASLSIDRGKLMDSWDGSKGEYKRYQLAPDGISPRLIPGSPGAVGYWDSDEHGEEGHIAESASVRRQMTAKRMKKFHGLQDESLAPVMCGTGDQVLLIGFGTTKWPVMEAVEALARKGEKISGLHIKQPYPLSSEIRAISKGFSKIVVVEQNATGQLEKLLLTELGIKAWGSIRKFDGRPMTAKFVADSYKSL; encoded by the coding sequence ATGATAGACCTCACCATCAAAATAGCCGGGGCGGCCGGCCAGGGCATGCAGACCATCTCCACCATCCTGGCCAGGTCGCTCACCCGTCAGGGATATTACATCTACTGCTACCAGGATCTGATGTCCCGGATCCGGGGCGGCCACAATTTCGCCACCATCCGCATCTCCGACCAGCCGGTGGGCGGCCTGGCCGAGAAGAGCAACATCCTGATAGCCCTGAATGCGGAATCCGTAGAGTTGCACAGCGGGGAGATGATAACCAATGGGGTCATCGTCTACGACGACAAATTGCAACCCTTCGACAAAGCTCAGGGCAAGAATGAAGATCTTAAAATTCAAAATAATGAACTGAATCTGTTCCCGGTGCCGATGGAAAAACTGGCGGTGGAGGCCGGACAGAACAAGATCCTGGTCAATTCGGTGGCCTGCGGGGTGTGTTTCAATCTGATGGAATACGATTTCGATGTACTGGCCGATACCCTGGGGGATATATTTAACGCCAAGGGCGACGCCATGGTGGAGGCCAACATCCGGGCGGCCAGGGCGGGATTTGAATATGCCCGGAAAAATTTCCCGGAAGGAACCTGCCCATACTGCCAGTTAAAAGTTGAAAGTCGCAAGTTGAAAGCCAGGCTGTTGATGGACGGCAGCCAGGCCGCCGGGCTGGGGGCCATCCTGTCCGGGCTCAAGTTCCTGTCGGCCTACCCCATGTCGCCCTCCACCGGCATCATGGAATTTATCGCTTCCCAGCAGGTGGAGCTGGGCATCATCGTGGAGCAGGCCGAGGACGAGATCGCGGCCATCAATATGGCGCTGGGGGCATCCTATGCCGGGGTGCGCAGCATGACCGCCACCTCGGGCGGCGGCTTCGCCCTGATGACCGAGGGGCTTTCGCTGGCCGGGATGACCGAGACCCCGCTGGTCATCTTCTTGGCCCAGCGGCCCGGCCCGGCCACCGGGTTTCCCACCCGCACCGAACAGGGCGACCTGATGTTTTCCCTGTACGGCGGGCACGGCGAATTCCCCCGGGCCATCCTGGCTCCCGGCGATGCCGAGGAGACCCTCCATTGCATGAACCAAGCCTTCAACCTGGCGGACCGCTACCAGATCCCGGTGATAATCCTGGGCGACCAGAACCTGAACGATTCCTTTTGGACGGTGGATGATATCGACCCGGCTTCCCTGTCCATCGACCGGGGAAAATTGATGGACAGTTGGGATGGATCCAAAGGAGAGTATAAAAGATACCAGCTTGCTCCCGACGGGATCTCGCCCCGATTGATCCCCGGCAGTCCCGGTGCGGTGGGCTACTGGGACAGCGACGAGCACGGCGAGGAGGGGCACATCGCCGAGAGCGCCTCGGTCAGGCGGCAGATGACCGCCAAGCGGATGAAGAAGTTTCACGGTCTGCAGGATGAATCTTTGGCCCCGGTGATGTGCGGCACCGGCGACCAGGTGCTGCTGATCGGCTTCGGCACCACCAAGTGGCCGGTCATGGAGGCCGTGGAGGCTTTGGCCAGAAAGGGCGAAAAGATATCCGGCCTGCATATAAAACAGCCGTACCCTCTGTCATCGGAGATCAGGGCAATATCGAAAGGATTTTCCAAGATCGTTGTGGTAGAGCAGAACGCCACCGGACAATTGGAAAAACTGCTGCTGACCGAACTGGGGATCAAGGCCTGGGGCTCGATAAGAAAATTTGACGGCCGGCCGATGACCGCAAAGTTCGTTGCGGATAGTTATAAATCTCTATGA